GCTTCTTACTGATCGGCCACTTGTATCGGCTCTCGTTCGCGATAGCCTTGTTCGGAGAGCTAAGGATTTCAATATCATTCTTGATGATGTCGCGATCACGCACCTCTCTTACGGTACTGAGTTCTCCAGGTAATGGAATTTTCATTGAATGTATTTTGTGTGTGTGTTAAATTGCTCTCGCAATTCCTGATAGACTCACAATGCGGCTCTTAGGAATCGAACTTTGACCTAGTGGTTTAAATAGTCACTTTTTACCACTGCGACCAGCGCTCAGTTGGTTTTTTCATTGAATGTTATAGAAGGTGTGATCAATTCTTGAATGAGTGAAAAGAGCTTAGGTATAttaacataataataataagtacATTGAAGTTTATATTAAAGTTATATTAGTATATTACCtattgtgtgtttggatttctgttACATTCTCTAAAATCACTATCATCCGAATCCATTGTGAGACATGGATTTCTGTTGGAAGTCCAGTTTTGCTAATGGAAATGCGGGTTGGAATGAGTGTATTATTCCGAATCAATTAAAAGCCTTCACATTGGACTGGTTCAGGTGATTTTGTACTTTGGAGGATATTAGATTTTAATTTgagaatataaaatttaaacaaaaatctaaaaatgaataaaattttgAGGGGAGAAACCCTTAATCGGGTTGGGTTGGTTTGTTTCATTTTGCTTGACCTGATTAAGATCAGTTTTACTAGTTATTCACTCGAGCTGAACCAATGATCTGATCTGAACAGATTTTCTTGACTTTGAGACTCGAGTTGAATATTGAGTTTGTGAGTTGGGTTCGGCCAACTTTCACCCCTACTATCGAGTTCTTCGATTGGCCGGTAAAGTTCATATTGAGTGCCTGCTTTAAATACTATGCGGCTCAAGTAGGATTGACTCTTGTTTAAAAATGAAAGCTTTTCTGGAACTATGTTGAAATTATGATTAGCTGTGCCGAACACTTATGCAGTAATTAGTCATACCGCATTCTGGTCTAACTCATTCTAAAGTCTAAACTAATTAACCGTACTTCTAACTAATTTACTGCATTAACAGATTTGGCATGAATGGATGTCATGACATTCATCGCGTTGTATTTGTGTCCTAATTCTGTGTATGATCCAATGCTAGGGCTGTTGAGCAGAAGCAGGTAGCGCAGCAGGAGGCCGAGAGGTCCAAGTTTGTTGTCATGAAATCTGAGCAGGAGCGTCGCGCTACCATTATCCGTTCTGAGGGAGAGAGTGATGCTGCAAAGGCAATCTCTGAAGCTACTGCATCTGCTGGTATGGGATTGATTGAGTTGAGGATGATTGAGGCTGCCAGGGAAGTGGCAGCCACACTGGCAAAGTCTCCTAACGTCTCTTACCTGCCTGGTGGAAAGAACTTTCTCATGCCTCTTAATCCTTCGCGGTGATGCCTGTAATTACCTTATTTTTTGTTCttacatttatttaatttacttGCATTACATTTCAACATTATGGGATCATGGTATGGTATGTGGTTAAAATTTGCTTGATGAGGAATCTTACTGATACACTTTTTGAGACTCTCTTTTCTACACTCTTCATTAATAGATGAAATACTAACAAAGTGAGCTTATGTTATTTAGTGCAGCCCATACACTTTTTACCTAATAATAATAGTGTTGGAAAAAGTAACAAAGAGCAGCTTGCTTGCCTTCATTTTGCTTGATTAAGAAAACCTTGTGTGGGGAATTGCTGACAGGCCTTCCAATGGAATTGACTATTTTATGAGTTTAAAGATATACAGATAAAGATGGGGGAAATTCCATTAAGGAAAAATGATGGGGATGAAATTCAATTAGGACAACTTCTGTTACTTTTAAGGCAGCCTAGACACATCATGGATTAGCTTTGACATTTTTTTAAGTTGTGAGAACTTCAGCTTTAGGTTTAGGTGCTCTTTTTCCCCCGATAATATGGTTTAGATCTTGACTTCTCTTTTAATAACTGAAACTGTATTCATGTCTCTTGTAAGATGTGAAATGTTTGTTTGGGCATTGCAATTATGACGTTGAAATTGTATTCCTAATTCCAGTCTACTGGGTCAGCGGCGGTCAGCCTGTTAGGGTAGTCTTTACAGTGTCTTTAGCAGTGTGCACTCTATTTCCTAGTTAAGCTTAAATTGAGGGACAAACCTTGCAATTATTAATGGCATGTACTTGTGTAAATTAAATCCATTGCTCTGCGTGGCCAATTTTTAAAGGCATTTTAGCATTTTTGTGGCACCTTTTAGCTTTCCATTTAGGGCCATAAATTTCACTTCCCTGTTCTTCATATGTCCAACAGAGCTTGGTTGAAAATTGGATAGGTTCTTGTTAATATAGGGGAATTTATCTTGCCATTGCACTGTCTTATCTTAACTCTTATGCATTGGAGGTGTTACCTTTGATGGAtttaaattagttttaattGCTTGCTTAGTTGTCCTTAATCCTTATAATTAACTTCTTTCATTTAGGACGAAAAGAGAATTCATTGTGTTTGAATAattaaggcccagtttggaagagcttatttgagcttatctgactgcataagctcttatgccagtgtttgggagggcttatgcaaacagcttatgacctgccataagctattttcagcttattttcataagctactcaggatagcttatgaaaaacagcttatgcttatgtacagcttatttttaatttatttcaataaatttttaaaaatagcttatgaataaacgcttatgtcataagcgcttatgaccataagtgcttaattaagctgtttttccaaacggggcctaagtTTAACAAGCTAATGTATCTATTGAGGGAATTTTGAATTACTTAAATACAAAGATTTGAAATTccacttaattagattaaatcCTAAAAATCCCTCCCTTTACCCAAGATACTATGTCCCTTACACCAAACCTTTGTCCTGAATCCAGCAAGGGATGTCTCTCTCATAATAGAGGTACTGTGCTCTATCTAAATTAGCCGGGTAGAGGTACCTTATGGGAATGTTAAGGTCTTATGATTTAACTGTTTAGCAAGGTTTTGACGTACATGAATGTTAAGGCCTGttattgtttggttggaggagaatggaggggaggggagggatttttaaaacctgattttgtttggttcaaactttaggaagggaggggagggaaatggaGGGGAGCAAAATCCCTCCAACCTCAACTTTTTGTTCCCCCCAAAAGTGGGGGAATTAGGATGGAAAATAAATTTCGGACAAAAATAATCCTGCACAAATCTAAAAATTCCAATTTTTTATCCTAGTGTTTCCCTTCTTCATACCAACCACCAGCCCCCATCTTTGGTCTCTCTCGCCGCCGCCGCCGTCGGCGTTGACGAACCTGACCATCGGAGCGACCTCAATTTCGTATGTATATGCTGTTGTTTGATATTGGCTGTGTATTTCTGTGTCTACCATTATATTCAGCTTTGCAAATAACTATATATGTACTCTTGCCTTTTGCTACAGACGTTGGGAATAGGACATGCGTTTTCTTCATTTATTTGGCTTTGTGGCCCATTTACAGGTCTTGTGGTAGGCAACCGATGTTTGTTTCATCTTTGGGAATAGGACATGCGTTTTCTTAATTGCAATTGTCATTACCTTACTTTTGTGAACTGAATGGTGTATTTGCGTTCTCCTTTTTGTCACTGTGCAAGGTTTGGAAAATTTTGGTTTGTGAAGTTGTGGTGAAGGCTTAAAATTATGCAGAATAATTGTTTATTAAGAAGGATGTTATATAGTATTGTTAAATTCaagtaaatatataaaaggtataaaagtaattttaatcataaaaaagttattttccctcccctcccctcctatgaaccaaacgtaataagtattaaaatctctcccctcccttcccctcccctcccctcccctcccctcctttgaaccaaacaGGGTGTTAAGGTCTTGTTTAACCAAATTAGagaaaattgattctaaaaattatgtaactgtt
This portion of the Lotus japonicus ecotype B-129 chromosome 3, LjGifu_v1.2 genome encodes:
- the LOC130742406 gene encoding prohibitin-3, mitochondrial-like, which gives rise to MGTSQALTSRRRFRGILDETVGEGTHFLIPWVQKPYIFDIRTRPHTFSSVSGTKDLQMVSLSLRVLSRPNTNRLPVIVQNLGLEYDEKVLPSIGNEVLKAVVAQFNADQLLTDRPLVSALVRDSLVRRAKDFNIILDDVAITHLSYGTEFSRAVEQKQVAQQEAERSKFVVMKSEQERRATIIRSEGESDAAKAISEATASAGMGLIELRMIEAAREVAATLAKSPNVSYLPGGKNFLMPLNPSR